From Onychostoma macrolepis isolate SWU-2019 chromosome 05, ASM1243209v1, whole genome shotgun sequence, one genomic window encodes:
- the LOC131541326 gene encoding C-X-C motif chemokine 11-6-like produces MKTTAAFVLLACLMAVGVKGQNRSSKGRCFCADKGANMVLVKNIEKVEIIPPSPSCRKHEIIVTLKNGAGWKCMNPESKFTQNVIIKALEKRSQKTHSTTASVPLKSTMTSSSAPTSFK; encoded by the exons ATGAAGACCACTGCAGCTTTTGTTCTTCTTGCCTGCCTGATGGCTGTAGGGGTGAAAG GACAGAACAGGTCTTCAAAGGGCAGGTGCTTCTGTGCAGACAAAGGTGCAAACATGGTTTTAGTGAAGAACATTGAGAAGGTTGAAATCATCCCTCCAAGTCCATCTTGTCGCAAACATGAGATTAT TGTCACTCTGAAGAACGGAGCAGGATGGAAATGCATGAATCCAGAGTCAAAATTCACTCAAAATGTCATCATAAAGGCTCTTGAAAAGAG GAGCCAGAAGACACACAGTACAACTGCTTCTGTGCCACTGAAGAGCACCATGACGTCATCATCAGCGCCAACATCCTTCAAATGA
- the LOC131541274 gene encoding C-X-C motif chemokine 11-6-like, translated as MKIITAMVILGCLLVVEVKGQARVPKGRCFCADKGVNMVPPKLIEKVEIIPPSPSCKTQEIVVTLKNSTEQKCLNPESKFTQKYIMKAVEKRSLQKK; from the exons ATGAAAATCATTACAGCTATGGTTATTCTAGGCTGCCTGCTTGTTGTAGAGGTGAAAG GCCAGGCTAGAGTTCCCAAGGGCAGGTGTTTTTGTGCTGACAAAGGTGTGAACATGGTTCCTCCAAAACTGATTGAGAAGGTTGAAATCATACCACCAAGTCCCTCTTGTAAAACCCAGGAGATTGT TGTTACTCTGAAAAATAGTACAGAGCAGAAATGCTTGAATCCGGAATCTAAATTCACACAGAAATACATCATGAAGGCTGTTGAAAAGAG GAGCCTGCAGAAGAAATAG
- the LOC131541332 gene encoding C-X-C motif chemokine 11-6-like, whose amino-acid sequence MKTTAAFVLLACLMAVGVKGQNRSSKGRCFCADKAANMVLVKNIEKVEIIPPSPSCRKHEIIVTLKNGAGWKCMNPESKFTQNVIIKALEKRSQKTHSTTASVPLKSTMTSSSAPTSFK is encoded by the exons ATGAAGACCACTGCAGCTTTTGTTCTTCTTGCCTGCCTGATGGCTGTAGGGGTGAAAG GACAGAACAGGTCTTCAAAGGGCAGGTGCTTCTGTGCAGACAAAGCTGCAAACATGGTTTTAGTGAAGAACATTGAGAAGGTTGAAATCATCCCTCCAAGTCCATCTTGTCGCAAACATGAGATTAT TGTCACTCTGAAGAACGGAGCAGGATGGAAATGCATGAATCCAGAGTCAAAATTCACTCAAAATGTCATCATAAAGGCTCTTGAAAAGAG GAGCCAGAAGACACACAGTACAACTGCTTCTGTGCCACTGAAGAGCACCATGACGTCATCATCAGCGCCAACATCCTTCAAATGA
- the LOC131541311 gene encoding C-X-C motif chemokine 11-6-like, translated as MKTTAAFVLLACLMAVGVKGQNRSSKGRCFCADKGANMVLVKNIEKVEIIPPSPSCRKHEIIVTLKNGAGRKCMNPESKFTQNVIIKALEKRSQKTHSTTASVPLKSTMTSSSAPTSFK; from the exons ATGAAGACCACTGCAGCTTTTGTTCTTCTTGCCTGCCTGATGGCTGTAGGGGTGAAAG GACAGAACAGGTCTTCAAAGGGCAGGTGCTTCTGTGCAGACAAAGGTGCAAACATGGTTTTAGTGAAGAACATTGAGAAGGTTGAAATCATCCCTCCAAGTCCATCTTGTCGCAAACATGAGATTAT TGTCACTCTGAAGAACGGAGCAGGACGGAAATGCATGAATCCAGAGTCAAAATTCACTCAAAATGTCATCATAAAGGCTCTTGAAAAGAG GAGCCAGAAGACACACAGTACAACTGCTTCTGTGCCACTGAAGAGCACCATGACGTCATCATCAGCGCCAACATCCTTCAAATGA
- the LOC131541349 gene encoding C-X-C motif chemokine 11-6-like: protein MKTTAAFVLLACLMAVGVKGQNRSSKGRCFCADKGANMVLVKNIEKVEIIPPSPSCRKHEIIVTLKNGAGWKCMNPESKFTQNVIIKALEKRSQKTHSTTASVPLKSTMTSSSAPTSFK from the exons ATGAAGACCACTGCAGCTTTTGTTCTTCTTGCCTGCCTGATGGCTGTAGGGGTGAAAG GACAGAACAGGTCTTCAAAGGGCAGGTGCTTCTGTGCAGACAAAGGTGCAAACATGGTTTTAGTGAAGAACATTGAGAAGGTTGAAATCATCCCTCCAAGTCCATCTTGTCGCAAACATGAGATTAT TGTCACTCTGAAGAACGGAGCAGGATGGAAATGCATGAATCCAGAGTCAAAATTCACTCAAAATGTCATCATAAAGGCTCTTGAAAAGAG GAGCCAGAAGACACACAGTACAACTGCTTCTGTGCCACTGAAGAGCACCATGACATCATCATCAGCGCCAACATCCTTCAAATGA
- the LOC131541323 gene encoding C-X-C motif chemokine 11-6-like: MKTTAAFVLLACLMAVGVKGQNRSSKGRCFCADKGANMVLVKNIEKVEIIPPSPSCHKHEIIVTLKNGAGRKCMNPESKFTQNVIIKALEKRSQKTHSTTASVPLKSTMTSSSAPTSFK, from the exons ATGAAGACCACTGCAGCTTTTGTTCTTCTTGCCTGCCTGATGGCTGTAGGGGTGAAAG GACAGAACAGGTCTTCAAAGGGCAGGTGCTTCTGTGCAGACAAAGGTGCAAACATGGTTTTAGTGAAGAACATTGAGAAGGTTGAAATCATCCCTCCAAGTCCATCTTGTCACAAACATGAGATTAT TGTCACTCTGAAGAACGGAGCAGGACGGAAATGCATGAATCCAGAGTCAAAATTCACTCAAAATGTCATCATAAAGGCTCTTGAAAAGAG GAGCCAGAAGACACACAGTACAACTGCTTCTGTGCCACTGAAGAGCACCATGACGTCATCATCAGCGCCAACATCCTTCAAATGA